Proteins encoded together in one Candidatus Acidiferrales bacterium window:
- a CDS encoding DUF4175 family protein, with protein sequence MGIDTIDMGDILFPQAGSSAKGPQKEVIASLRSIYRRKIVSRILTGLIFMVSSLLFSITFSCLCEIIFDFGRIGKVFLLVLAAALFLFVSVRYFIPHLVKYFKSPDRNDIRDIAFEVGNLFPALKDRLRNAVELLAPDSAALYSSELAQAYIDRIFMQASHLKVASALKYVIDKKTNAIFAGSILATLLCFLLFPAQMPNAFARIVRIYENTPSAYSIEVYPGDVRLCRGDTLKIEAKVRLVTARKLPSNVIVNEKYENEREFEKHNVAQSAAGKYYFQLPNVRSSMTYFVSAGEQSSVEYSVKVVDLPLVQNLNITLVYPSYTGKAPETLQENIGDFTALTGTRAEVTLHANKDLNSTWISLGDSTRKNLVVSRANATGAFTVNKTASYSLRLLDTDSLQNRDPIIYTAQAVEDEFPTCDIVYPGKDVDLSRDMQLPLRIRIGDDYGFTKLVLEYKLTKSKYVQPDKDYHSVEIPLETKSAGGQEIAYTWDLTSMDLVPEDVISYHAKVFDNDMVHGPKATASAEYQLRLPLLNEVFAAADTEHSDLISKTENAIDNSNNLKSELDKLSRDMKTASKQMSWEEQKKMQNTLQKFQELQQRVDSIRNQVQSMTQKMLENNIISPETLEKYLELQKALQEINSPEFEEALKKLQQAIQSLDPNQVRQAMQNFQVNEEALRRSIERTLSLIKRVEIEQKFDEIQKRTEQMLAQQQNLQRSTAESDSTSKTNKQNLAAQQKTIKNDLSDTKDALSDLQRRMNEFAKEMPVQKVDEANRKLAESGTEQNMQKSAEQLSEGKFTQSMNSQQQVESALKEFQKTLSEAQKEMLQNQQRETLNAMRKAQQNLLDISKKQEDLRDQSSQAIGNPEETRVLADKQNELMQELNYTAQQMLQLSNKSFAVTPQMGRQIGEAYSQMQQAMNGLEDRNGQPNVSGPQSKAMGAMNEAVMSIQNTLQSMMSGQGSGSFPSLMQQLQQLAGRQEGLNALTQKLGEGGALSMEQQAELGRLAVEQDAIHKSLSQLAQEAQQSEAAGQQNKMLGDLDQISKDMKDVVHDLQSKDITPETIQRQQRILSRMLDATRSINQRDYDNRRISKSGEDVVRQSPGELNLSNENDQQNQELLKLIQKSFPPEYQKIILRYYRMINKIPE encoded by the coding sequence TTGGGCATTGACACAATAGATATGGGAGACATTCTATTTCCGCAGGCCGGGTCTTCGGCGAAAGGTCCACAAAAAGAAGTGATTGCTTCGCTTCGGAGTATTTACAGACGGAAGATTGTCTCGAGAATTCTTACCGGGTTGATCTTTATGGTTTCGTCCCTGTTATTCTCGATAACGTTCTCATGTTTGTGTGAAATTATTTTCGACTTCGGCCGAATCGGGAAAGTTTTCCTCCTTGTACTTGCGGCAGCTCTCTTCTTGTTTGTTTCCGTGAGATACTTTATTCCACATCTGGTGAAGTATTTCAAATCGCCGGATAGAAACGACATACGAGACATCGCGTTCGAAGTCGGAAATCTTTTCCCAGCGCTCAAAGACAGGCTGAGAAACGCCGTCGAGCTTCTTGCTCCCGATTCAGCGGCTTTATATTCGAGCGAGCTGGCGCAGGCTTACATCGACAGGATATTTATGCAAGCATCGCACTTGAAGGTCGCTTCCGCCCTTAAGTACGTGATCGACAAGAAAACGAATGCTATCTTCGCTGGCTCTATCCTTGCGACATTGTTGTGTTTTCTTCTTTTCCCCGCTCAGATGCCGAATGCCTTTGCGAGAATCGTCAGGATATATGAAAATACTCCCAGCGCCTATTCGATCGAAGTCTATCCCGGCGATGTCCGGCTTTGTCGCGGTGACACGTTGAAGATCGAGGCGAAGGTCCGACTGGTAACTGCGAGGAAACTTCCATCCAACGTTATCGTCAACGAAAAATATGAAAATGAGCGGGAGTTTGAAAAACATAACGTAGCGCAGAGCGCCGCTGGTAAATATTATTTTCAGCTGCCGAACGTTAGAAGCAGTATGACATACTTTGTTTCTGCAGGAGAACAGAGCTCCGTGGAATATTCCGTAAAAGTTGTCGATCTTCCTCTCGTCCAAAATCTAAACATCACTCTTGTCTATCCATCTTACACGGGGAAAGCTCCGGAGACTCTACAGGAAAACATTGGAGATTTCACCGCGCTTACCGGAACACGAGCAGAGGTTACTCTACATGCTAACAAAGATTTGAACTCGACATGGATTTCTCTTGGTGATTCGACCCGGAAAAATCTTGTAGTGAGCCGAGCGAACGCAACCGGAGCATTTACAGTAAACAAGACCGCGAGTTATTCGCTTCGGCTTCTCGACACCGATAGCTTGCAGAACCGCGATCCGATAATATACACCGCGCAGGCGGTCGAGGATGAATTCCCGACATGCGATATTGTTTATCCCGGAAAAGACGTCGATCTTAGCAGGGATATGCAGCTTCCGCTGAGAATCAGGATCGGAGACGACTATGGATTTACGAAGCTTGTTTTGGAATACAAACTGACCAAATCGAAATATGTTCAGCCCGACAAGGATTACCACTCAGTCGAGATACCGCTTGAGACAAAATCGGCAGGCGGGCAGGAGATAGCATACACGTGGGATCTTACATCCATGGACCTTGTCCCCGAAGACGTCATCAGCTATCATGCAAAAGTCTTCGACAACGACATGGTACATGGCCCGAAGGCAACCGCCAGTGCCGAATACCAGCTCAGACTTCCGTTGCTGAACGAAGTCTTCGCCGCGGCAGATACCGAGCACAGTGATCTGATCTCGAAAACCGAAAACGCGATAGACAATTCCAACAACCTCAAGAGCGAGCTTGACAAGCTTTCCCGCGACATGAAAACCGCATCGAAGCAGATGAGCTGGGAAGAACAGAAGAAAATGCAGAATACACTCCAAAAATTTCAGGAGCTTCAGCAGCGCGTCGACAGCATCAGAAATCAAGTCCAGTCGATGACGCAGAAGATGCTGGAAAACAATATCATCTCGCCCGAGACTCTCGAAAAATATCTTGAACTGCAAAAGGCACTTCAGGAGATAAACTCGCCGGAGTTCGAGGAGGCACTCAAGAAACTTCAGCAGGCGATCCAATCGCTGGATCCGAACCAGGTGCGTCAGGCAATGCAGAATTTCCAGGTGAATGAAGAAGCGCTTCGGCGAAGCATCGAAAGGACTCTGAGTCTGATCAAACGCGTTGAGATAGAGCAAAAGTTCGACGAAATTCAGAAGCGAACCGAGCAGATGCTTGCCCAACAGCAGAACTTGCAAAGGTCGACCGCAGAATCGGATTCGACCAGCAAGACGAACAAACAAAACCTTGCCGCCCAACAAAAAACGATCAAGAACGATCTTTCCGACACCAAGGATGCGCTCTCCGATTTGCAGCGGAGAATGAATGAGTTCGCCAAAGAAATGCCGGTGCAGAAGGTTGACGAGGCGAATCGGAAACTGGCCGAGTCCGGTACGGAACAAAACATGCAGAAATCCGCCGAGCAGCTTTCAGAGGGAAAATTTACACAATCGATGAATTCGCAGCAACAGGTCGAGTCCGCATTGAAAGAATTTCAGAAGACGCTCTCGGAGGCTCAGAAGGAAATGCTGCAGAACCAGCAAAGAGAAACCCTGAACGCGATGAGAAAAGCCCAGCAGAACCTTCTCGATATTTCAAAGAAACAGGAAGATCTGCGGGACCAATCCTCACAGGCGATTGGCAACCCGGAGGAAACAAGGGTGCTTGCCGACAAACAAAATGAATTGATGCAGGAGCTTAACTACACCGCACAACAGATGCTGCAGCTTTCGAACAAAAGTTTTGCAGTCACTCCGCAGATGGGAAGACAGATCGGCGAGGCTTACTCGCAGATGCAGCAGGCGATGAACGGGCTGGAAGACAGGAACGGGCAGCCGAATGTTTCCGGTCCGCAGAGCAAGGCGATGGGCGCGATGAACGAGGCGGTCATGTCGATACAGAACACGCTCCAGTCCATGATGAGCGGACAGGGCTCGGGGAGTTTTCCATCGCTGATGCAGCAGCTTCAGCAGCTTGCAGGCCGGCAGGAAGGATTGAATGCACTCACTCAGAAATTGGGTGAGGGCGGCGCGCTCTCCATGGAACAGCAGGCGGAGCTCGGACGCCTCGCCGTTGAGCAGGATGCGATCCATAAGTCTCTTTCCCAGCTTGCACAGGAAGCCCAGCAATCGGAGGCGGCGGGCCAGCAGAATAAGATGCTTGGCGACCTCGACCAGATATCCAAAGACATGAAGGACGTCGTCCACGATCTGCAAAGCAAGGACATAACACCGGAGACAATCCAGCGGCAGCAAAGAATATTGTCGCGAATGTTAGATGCCACGCGCTCGATCAACCAGCGCGACTATGACAACCGGCGCATCAGTAAGTCCGGAGAAGACGTGGTGCGTCAAAGCCCCGGCGAGCTTAACTTATCTAATGAGAACGACCAGCAAAACCAGGAGCTTCTGAAGTTAATCCAGAAGAGTTTTCCTCCGGAGTACCAGAAGATAATTCTCAGGTATTATCGCATGATCAATAAAATTCCCGAATAA
- a CDS encoding DUF4159 domain-containing protein, translated as MVVRVILMISLVNVALTCEGFSQKSSAFRIARLKYDGGGDWYNDPLEEPTLLKFVREHTDIDVDPNYYYVEIMSDDIFTYPFIFMTGHGNIRFSDEQAQRLREYLENGGFLYADDDYGMDESFRREMKKVFPDDPLVELPFSYGLYHCVYNFPNGVPKTHSWDENPPKPPQGLGIFIGKRLAVYYTAESNVSDGWDPPEVHGDTESKRVEALEFGTNIVYWALTQ; from the coding sequence ATGGTAGTCCGGGTTATTCTAATGATTTCTCTTGTGAATGTTGCTTTGACCTGCGAAGGTTTTTCTCAAAAGTCCAGCGCGTTCAGGATCGCTCGCCTGAAGTACGACGGCGGCGGCGACTGGTACAACGACCCGCTCGAAGAACCGACGCTCTTGAAATTCGTGCGCGAACACACCGACATAGACGTTGATCCGAACTACTACTATGTCGAAATAATGAGCGACGATATTTTCACCTATCCATTTATTTTCATGACAGGCCACGGCAATATCAGGTTCAGCGACGAGCAGGCACAGCGGCTTAGAGAGTACCTTGAAAACGGCGGCTTCCTTTACGCCGACGACGACTACGGTATGGATGAATCTTTCAGAAGAGAGATGAAAAAAGTGTTCCCAGACGATCCGCTTGTCGAGCTTCCCTTCTCTTACGGGCTGTACCACTGTGTCTATAATTTTCCGAACGGAGTTCCCAAGACACACAGCTGGGATGAGAATCCGCCGAAACCGCCCCAGGGACTCGGAATTTTCATCGGCAAGAGGCTTGCGGTTTATTACACTGCCGAAAGCAACGTGTCTGACGGCTGGGACCCGCCTGAGGTGCACGGCGATACCGAATCGAAGCGGGTCGAAGCGCTCGAGTTCGGAACTAATATCGTTTATTGGGCATTGACACAATAG
- a CDS encoding PAS domain S-box protein, producing MARMNQVSVRRAWIVFSILISLAFIIGGFSYYSVEKSKIRLAKYDEIASVAELKIGEIQNWRSERIEDAVIISKGPLYVETILNLLHDRGNKQLEKTAKERLALEKNLTFYSDAFILDATGQRLVSLDTSFAIDTSEKRSFQETILERKPVMTDLFRGADGKIHIDVMAPVFDKSNNVAAVVVLQSDAENFIYPLINSWPVPSRSAETLLLEKRKDEIVFLSNLRYSSNAAFSFRQPLTMTMLPAMQAALGKVGMFEGMDYRGAKVLADLRPVPGTPWFMVAKVDESEILSEIYYREGAVILIVLLLIGISVAATAYVYRREKASMHREMYQTEAALHESQRMMRAVLDTVPVRVFWKDKNGIYLGCNLPFASDSGFDSPDEIVGKDDFQMGWRQQAELYRADDKQVIESGISKVAYEEPQSFDKGTRWLRTSKVPLRNAEGEIIGVLGTYEDVTATKQAAIQLAYERYLLNALMENTVDPIYFKDLEGRFMRVSSTMAAKRGLASADQLLGRTDFDFIMRDSAHEIRKQELEIIRTGKPVVDVEIEEMWLDRPPTWASVTKVPLHDQSGKIVGLFGVSHNITDRKNAEIALRESEEKFRGLVEGSSVAIWIHDGNRFLYANPAALKMTGYTAEELSTLSPAEFVHPDYRELVMKRAEERIDGKEVPRHYEYQILKKSGDAIWIDFSGATIDYRGKQAIIASAYDITERKKLEEQLLQSQKMEGIGRLAGGVAHDYNNMLSVIIGYGEMLATKMNKGDPLYRYAEFIAAAAKRGADITKQLLAFARREIVSPLVLNPNDAIDSLGKMFESLIGENIELTFIPAQNVWNIKIDPTQLDQILVNLATNSRDAIDNTGTIIIETSNVHVDEAYAQNHIDFSPGEYVVISFTDSGRGISKETMEKIFEPFFTTKSKGQGTGLGLSTLYGIVKQNGGSINVYSEVGQGTTFKIYLPRHKGDVQQPEETQEEEEPVGGTETILVVEDRADLLELVKNTLQMFGYKVLTALSPAESIQLGKAYYGEIDLLLTDVVMPGMNGKELRNKIQTIRPNIKTIFMSGYTANVIAHEGVLDKGVDFIQKPFTSKALARKVREILKG from the coding sequence ATGGCGCGAATGAACCAAGTCTCGGTCAGACGAGCATGGATCGTCTTTTCGATTCTCATTAGCTTAGCTTTCATAATAGGCGGGTTTTCGTACTACAGCGTCGAGAAAAGCAAGATTCGCCTCGCAAAATATGATGAGATCGCTTCCGTCGCCGAACTGAAAATTGGCGAGATACAAAATTGGCGTTCGGAACGAATTGAAGATGCAGTAATTATTTCGAAGGGTCCGCTTTATGTCGAGACAATTCTTAATTTGCTCCACGACCGCGGGAACAAGCAACTCGAAAAGACGGCGAAAGAACGGCTCGCCCTAGAAAAGAATCTAACATTTTATAGCGACGCATTTATTCTCGATGCAACTGGACAACGGCTTGTCTCTCTCGACACTTCATTCGCTATCGACACTTCCGAAAAAAGATCCTTCCAGGAGACGATCCTCGAGCGCAAACCCGTGATGACGGATTTGTTCCGAGGTGCAGACGGCAAAATTCATATAGATGTCATGGCCCCAGTATTTGACAAATCAAACAACGTTGCAGCGGTCGTCGTTCTGCAATCGGATGCGGAAAATTTCATCTACCCTCTGATCAATTCATGGCCGGTGCCAAGCCGTAGTGCGGAGACGCTGCTGCTGGAGAAGAGGAAGGACGAAATAGTTTTTCTGAGCAATCTCCGATATAGTTCGAACGCAGCTTTCTCATTTCGGCAGCCTCTCACCATGACAATGCTCCCAGCGATGCAGGCTGCTTTGGGAAAGGTCGGGATGTTCGAAGGAATGGACTATCGAGGAGCAAAAGTTCTCGCAGACCTTCGCCCTGTTCCGGGCACGCCGTGGTTCATGGTCGCGAAAGTAGATGAGAGTGAAATTCTCTCGGAGATATATTATCGAGAGGGTGCGGTAATACTCATTGTGTTACTCCTGATAGGAATTTCGGTCGCTGCTACCGCATACGTTTACCGTCGCGAGAAAGCGAGCATGCACCGGGAAATGTACCAGACAGAGGCCGCTCTGCACGAGTCGCAGCGGATGATGAGGGCCGTTCTAGATACCGTACCTGTACGCGTTTTCTGGAAAGACAAGAATGGTATTTATCTCGGCTGCAATTTGCCTTTTGCCAGTGACTCCGGATTCGATTCACCCGACGAGATTGTCGGGAAAGACGATTTTCAGATGGGCTGGCGCCAACAGGCCGAACTCTACCGCGCGGACGACAAACAAGTAATCGAGAGTGGCATCTCGAAAGTAGCTTATGAGGAACCGCAATCCTTTGACAAGGGCACCAGGTGGCTCAGAACAAGCAAGGTCCCGTTAAGAAATGCCGAAGGCGAGATCATCGGCGTCCTCGGGACATACGAAGATGTAACGGCGACGAAACAAGCTGCAATACAGCTGGCTTACGAGAGATATCTTCTGAATGCCCTCATGGAAAACACGGTGGATCCCATTTACTTCAAAGATCTGGAAGGGCGTTTCATGCGAGTAAGCTCGACCATGGCGGCAAAACGCGGACTGGCCAGCGCCGATCAGCTTCTCGGCAGAACAGATTTCGACTTCATCATGAGAGACAGCGCGCACGAAATCCGAAAGCAGGAACTCGAGATAATCAGAACCGGCAAACCCGTAGTGGACGTGGAGATCGAGGAAATGTGGCTTGACCGTCCTCCGACGTGGGCATCCGTAACGAAGGTGCCCTTGCACGATCAATCTGGAAAAATCGTCGGCCTATTCGGCGTCTCACATAATATCACCGACCGAAAAAATGCGGAGATTGCCCTTCGCGAGAGCGAGGAGAAGTTCCGCGGACTCGTCGAAGGTTCATCGGTGGCAATCTGGATCCACGACGGCAATCGATTCCTTTACGCAAACCCTGCCGCATTGAAAATGACGGGCTATACAGCCGAGGAACTTTCCACTTTATCTCCCGCTGAGTTCGTACACCCAGACTACCGTGAACTTGTGATGAAGCGAGCGGAGGAACGCATAGATGGGAAAGAAGTCCCTAGACATTACGAATACCAGATACTGAAGAAATCGGGAGATGCCATCTGGATAGATTTCAGCGGCGCTACGATAGACTACAGGGGAAAGCAGGCCATTATTGCTTCGGCATACGATATAACCGAACGAAAGAAGCTTGAGGAACAACTGCTGCAATCACAGAAGATGGAAGGAATCGGAAGACTTGCGGGAGGGGTCGCACACGACTACAACAACATGCTCAGCGTAATCATCGGATACGGTGAAATGCTTGCCACCAAAATGAACAAAGGTGACCCATTATATCGTTACGCCGAATTCATCGCGGCGGCGGCCAAACGTGGAGCTGACATAACAAAGCAGCTTCTCGCCTTCGCGCGGCGGGAGATTGTTTCACCGCTGGTGTTGAATCCTAACGACGCGATCGACTCGCTCGGGAAAATGTTCGAGAGTCTGATCGGTGAAAACATCGAGCTAACGTTCATTCCCGCACAAAATGTCTGGAACATAAAAATAGATCCTACACAGTTGGACCAAATTCTCGTGAACCTGGCTACCAATTCAAGAGACGCCATAGACAACACGGGCACGATAATCATTGAGACATCGAATGTGCATGTAGATGAGGCTTACGCGCAGAACCACATCGACTTCTCTCCGGGTGAATACGTGGTCATAAGCTTCACCGATTCGGGCAGAGGAATAAGTAAAGAGACGATGGAGAAAATTTTCGAGCCCTTCTTCACCACAAAGTCCAAAGGACAAGGGACCGGACTCGGACTCTCGACACTATATGGAATAGTAAAACAAAACGGCGGCAGCATAAATGTCTACAGCGAAGTTGGGCAGGGCACAACATTCAAAATTTATTTACCGCGCCATAAAGGCGACGTCCAGCAGCCCGAGGAGACTCAGGAAGAGGAGGAGCCAGTAGGTGGAACCGAGACAATCTTGGTCGTCGAGGATCGGGCTGATCTGCTCGAGCTAGTCAAGAACACCCTCCAGATGTTCGGATACAAAGTACTGACTGCTTTGAGCCCGGCAGAGAGCATACAGTTGGGTAAAGCGTACTACGGCGAGATCGATTTACTCCTGACAGACGTCGTTATGCCGGGAATGAATGGGAAGGAACTTCGAAATAAGATTCAGACCATACGGCCTAATATCAAGACTATCTTTATGTCCGGCTACACAGCAAACGTCATCGCTCACGAAGGAGTACTGGACAAGGGGGTCGACTTCATACAAAAGCCGTTCACTTCAAAAGCGCTCGCACGAAAAGTGCGCGAGATATTGAAGGGCTGA
- a CDS encoding VTT domain-containing protein, with protein sequence MEHLIHQNGYLTVFITVAFTGEFGLFAGVALAHRGAVTITGVVILGTVASFVGNTFYYYAGRFLWNRWHFLKRTFGAKVESTSRVVHRYGSPLMIVARFFYGIRNIVPITLGVYGVRSLVFAIYNLIGAFVWAWVFTEGSAVFSSHVMKNFVSFHVGLIWGLATSAIIAILYIVIRKAILKIQR encoded by the coding sequence GTGGAACATCTGATCCATCAAAACGGCTACCTCACCGTCTTCATTACGGTCGCCTTTACGGGCGAGTTCGGATTATTTGCAGGAGTCGCGCTCGCCCACAGAGGAGCCGTCACAATTACAGGGGTGGTCATTCTTGGCACCGTAGCTTCTTTTGTAGGGAATACATTTTACTATTACGCGGGAAGGTTCTTGTGGAACAGGTGGCATTTCTTGAAAAGAACTTTCGGGGCGAAAGTCGAATCAACGTCGCGTGTAGTTCATCGGTACGGCTCTCCTTTAATGATAGTCGCGCGATTCTTCTACGGCATCAGGAATATAGTTCCAATAACCCTCGGGGTTTATGGGGTAAGGTCCCTCGTCTTTGCGATATATAATTTGATCGGCGCATTTGTCTGGGCATGGGTATTCACCGAAGGGAGCGCAGTCTTTTCATCCCACGTTATGAAAAATTTCGTAAGCTTCCATGTCGGGCTTATCTGGGGATTGGCCACTTCAGCGATCATCGCTATCCTGTATATTGTGATTCGCAAAGCGATCTTAAAGATCCAGAGGTGA
- a CDS encoding NapC/NirT family cytochrome c has protein sequence MNSRKFPDLFYNPISMVGSIIAAVTFGSIVLLMLSDILWKSFPPYFGIVTYVLLPSVLIAGLIVIPVGALIERKRWRRAAETGELPLPRIDLNDSRQRTAFLLFSTGTLLLMIFTAIGGYRAFEITESVSFCGKVCHQVMNPEYTTYSHSPHARVACVQCHVGSGASWYVRSKLSGAYQIYSVIFHKYPQPIPTPIKNLRPARETCEQCHWPQSFVGERRITKAYFLEDSANTRWTIDMLVKIGRSTSGETQRPPVHWHVTHTVQYLASDTALQNIPWIRVVDSTGKSKVFETGNNPFTPDSVKTLAVKTMDCMDCHNRPTHIIKTPGDAVNEAMATGEINPSLPWIKQTSVNALLTRYLDSKDALDSIALSVDSFYKDKYPEIAATRGAEIKASVASLQSIYQANFFPYMRVDWRAYNNDIGHENYLGCFRCHDGNHKTADGEIIPNRCETCHQIISQGTGSEEQANLAGVEFKHPTDVGDAWKEGLCTDCHDGTQ, from the coding sequence ATGAACAGTAGAAAATTCCCCGATCTTTTTTACAATCCGATAAGCATGGTCGGCAGCATAATCGCCGCAGTTACGTTCGGATCGATCGTGTTGCTGATGCTTTCGGATATCCTCTGGAAATCTTTCCCGCCGTATTTCGGCATCGTCACATATGTACTCCTCCCGAGTGTACTGATAGCAGGTTTGATAGTCATTCCGGTTGGAGCGCTCATTGAACGAAAAAGATGGCGAAGGGCTGCCGAAACAGGCGAGCTTCCTCTCCCCCGAATAGACTTGAACGACTCAAGACAACGAACGGCATTCCTCCTGTTCTCCACGGGCACACTTCTATTGATGATCTTCACCGCGATCGGAGGATACAGGGCTTTCGAGATAACGGAATCGGTTTCGTTCTGTGGAAAAGTATGCCATCAGGTGATGAATCCCGAATACACAACCTACAGTCATTCTCCTCACGCGCGCGTGGCGTGCGTCCAATGCCATGTCGGCTCCGGTGCAAGCTGGTACGTCAGATCGAAACTCTCGGGTGCTTACCAGATCTACTCGGTGATATTTCACAAGTATCCGCAGCCGATACCGACCCCGATAAAGAACCTGCGCCCGGCAAGGGAGACATGCGAGCAGTGCCATTGGCCTCAATCATTTGTCGGCGAGCGCAGAATCACGAAGGCTTACTTCCTGGAAGATTCCGCCAACACAAGATGGACGATAGACATGCTTGTCAAGATCGGTCGTAGCACATCCGGCGAAACGCAGCGCCCGCCTGTCCATTGGCATGTGACACATACAGTCCAGTATCTTGCTTCAGATACGGCACTGCAAAATATACCATGGATACGCGTCGTGGATTCAACCGGTAAGAGCAAAGTGTTTGAGACCGGCAACAACCCCTTCACTCCCGATTCCGTGAAAACATTGGCCGTGAAGACCATGGACTGCATGGACTGTCACAATCGTCCGACGCACATCATCAAAACGCCGGGCGACGCGGTTAACGAAGCTATGGCAACCGGTGAAATTAATCCTTCACTCCCTTGGATAAAGCAGACCTCAGTCAATGCACTGCTGACAAGGTATTTGGATTCCAAGGATGCGCTCGACAGCATCGCACTATCGGTCGATTCTTTCTATAAGGACAAATATCCGGAAATAGCAGCAACACGCGGGGCTGAGATAAAGGCATCTGTCGCTTCCCTGCAGTCTATTTACCAGGCAAACTTTTTCCCTTACATGCGGGTCGACTGGCGGGCCTATAACAACGACATCGGACACGAGAATTATTTGGGTTGTTTCAGATGCCATGACGGGAATCATAAAACTGCCGACGGAGAAATCATACCGAACAGATGCGAGACCTGCCACCAGATCATTTCGCAGGGAACAGGTTCGGAGGAACAGGCCAACCTTGCCGGTGTGGAGTTCAAGCACCCCACCGATGTCGGCGACGCATGGAAAGAAGGATTGTGCACGGACTGCCATGATGGGACACAGTGA
- a CDS encoding asparaginase domain-containing protein: protein MAIRIFVTGGTFDKEYNEITGQLYFKDSHLQEMLKLGRCKVDVETRTLMMIDSLEMTKDDRAIILENCSKCPEDKIIVTHGTDTMEQTARVLGEAIKDKTIILTGAMIPYKFGSSDGLFNLGSALAFAETLPHGIYIAMNGRYFNWNNVRKNKKTGEFEEIS, encoded by the coding sequence ATGGCGATAAGAATATTTGTTACGGGCGGAACGTTCGACAAGGAGTACAACGAGATCACTGGACAGTTGTACTTTAAGGATTCTCACTTACAGGAGATGCTGAAGCTCGGTCGCTGTAAGGTGGATGTGGAGACCAGGACGTTGATGATGATAGACAGCCTTGAAATGACCAAGGACGATCGGGCAATCATTCTTGAAAATTGCTCGAAGTGTCCGGAGGATAAAATTATCGTTACTCACGGCACTGATACGATGGAGCAGACCGCACGCGTTCTCGGCGAGGCCATAAAAGACAAAACGATTATTTTGACGGGCGCCATGATACCGTATAAATTCGGCAGCTCCGACGGGCTGTTCAATCTTGGAAGCGCACTTGCTTTTGCTGAGACGCTGCCACACGGAATCTACATTGCAATGAACGGCCGTTATTTCAACTGGAACAATGTCAGGAAGAACAAAAAGACCGGCGAGTTCGAAGAGATTTCTTGA
- a CDS encoding DNA-3-methyladenine glycosylase I, producing the protein MTKSDHEKLIRCPWPTEDALMIEYHDKEWGVPVHDDRKIFEFLILEGMQAGLSWSTILHKRENFRKAFDNFDVEKVARYDGRKIRSLLADAGIIRNRLKLEGAVNNARQFIRVQEEFGSFDKYIWQFVGGKPIVNTRRALRHMPARTKESDGMSEDLRERGFKFVGTTICYAHMQAAGMVNDHMMTCFRYKELK; encoded by the coding sequence ATGACAAAGTCTGATCACGAAAAACTCATCCGTTGTCCCTGGCCGACGGAGGACGCTCTGATGATCGAATACCACGACAAGGAATGGGGTGTTCCCGTCCACGACGACAGAAAGATTTTTGAATTTCTTATCCTTGAAGGAATGCAGGCAGGGCTTAGCTGGTCGACGATCCTGCACAAGCGGGAGAATTTCCGGAAGGCATTCGACAACTTCGACGTTGAAAAGGTGGCGAGGTATGATGGCAGAAAAATCAGGAGCCTGCTGGCTGACGCGGGAATAATTCGCAATCGATTGAAGCTGGAAGGTGCGGTCAACAACGCGAGGCAGTTTATACGAGTGCAGGAAGAGTTCGGAAGTTTCGACAAATATATCTGGCAGTTTGTAGGCGGGAAGCCGATCGTCAATACAAGGAGAGCGCTGAGGCACATGCCCGCGCGGACTAAAGAATCCGATGGGATGAGCGAAGACCTGCGGGAGAGGGGATTTAAGTTTGTCGGGACTACCATTTGTTACGCGCACATGCAGGCTGCAGGCATGGTGAACGACCACATGATGACGTGTTTCAGATACAAAGAATTGAAATGA